Proteins encoded within one genomic window of Mycolicibacterium monacense:
- a CDS encoding Fpg/Nei family DNA glycosylase: MPELPEVEALADHLRRHAVGLPIGRVDVSAFSVLKTFDPPITALHGREVTDAHRWGKYLGLQAGDLYLITHLSRAGWLRWSDKLAAAPLKPGKGPIALRVHLGTPGAAPGFDLTEAGTQKRLAVWLVSDPSAVPGIAALGPDALELTADELGVLLSKQSGRIKTVVTDQKVLAGIGNAYSDEILHVAQLSPFATANKLTPEQVATLHDAMLSVLTDAVSRSVGQQAATLKGEKRSGLRVHARTGLPCPVCGDTVREVSFADKSFQYCPTCQTGGRVLADRRLSRLLK; this comes from the coding sequence ATGCCGGAACTGCCCGAGGTCGAAGCACTGGCGGACCACCTGCGCCGTCACGCCGTCGGACTGCCCATCGGACGCGTCGACGTGTCGGCGTTCTCGGTGCTCAAGACGTTCGACCCGCCGATCACCGCACTGCACGGCCGCGAGGTCACCGATGCGCACCGCTGGGGCAAGTACCTAGGGCTGCAGGCCGGTGACCTCTACCTGATCACCCACCTGTCCCGCGCCGGGTGGCTGCGCTGGTCGGACAAACTGGCCGCCGCACCGCTGAAACCCGGTAAGGGGCCGATCGCTCTGCGCGTGCATCTCGGCACCCCCGGCGCGGCACCCGGGTTCGATCTGACCGAGGCCGGCACGCAGAAGCGCCTGGCGGTCTGGCTGGTGTCCGACCCGTCCGCCGTGCCCGGGATCGCCGCGCTCGGGCCGGATGCCCTGGAGCTGACCGCCGACGAGCTGGGGGTCCTGCTGAGCAAGCAGAGCGGGCGCATCAAGACCGTCGTCACCGATCAGAAGGTGCTGGCCGGGATCGGCAACGCCTACAGCGACGAGATCCTGCACGTGGCGCAGCTTTCCCCGTTCGCCACCGCCAACAAACTGACCCCCGAGCAGGTGGCCACCCTGCACGACGCGATGCTCTCCGTGCTCACCGACGCGGTGTCACGGTCGGTGGGCCAGCAGGCCGCGACGCTCAAGGGGGAGAAGCGGTCCGGGCTGCGGGTGCACGCGCGGACGGGGCTGCCGTGCCCGGTCTGCGGGGACACGGTGCGCGAGGTGTCGTTCGCCGACAAGTCGTTCCAGTACTGCCCGACGTGCCAGACCGGCGGCCGGGTGCTCGCCGACCGTCGCCTCTCGCGGCTGCTCAAGTAG